The Saccharopolyspora gloriosae genome window below encodes:
- a CDS encoding dipeptide/oligopeptide/nickel ABC transporter permease/ATP-binding protein, protein MTTAEIPAAASRRPPRWWTLLGKDRTAAVAAALLGLVLVTAVFGPLLLGDAAVRQDLRASLLAPSFDHGVTGLLGTDVLGRSVLARLVEAAGTTLSIAVPAVLCSLLLGSAVGMWAGFHGGRRENVAMRVADVILSFPSLLLAVVVLYVFAPSAANIVLIIALARIPVYLRTARAEAAELKSRLFVDAARTFGTGSGPTIYRHVLPIAMPTLLTVAATDFCFVMLTESSLSFLGIGIQPPEVSWGLMVAQGRQYLQTAWWIAVLPGLAIVVTTVSATVLAAWVRLATDPAQRWRLTLPRAKEDRSARGSKSGGNPSRATTSALGNAGGQRIAAESDVADSAPGTSAGRTAEHGTADGGPQAALAVEDLTVDLRTPHATVRAVDHVGFSVHKGRTLALLGESGCGKSMTAQAIVGLLDPVARVAGGSVRIAGTDVLRLDAAARRKLAGPTLSIVFQDALTALNPVQPVGRQLAEPFRIHRGLSRREAREKAVELMEVVGIPEPRARARSYPHQFSGGMRQRLLIAMAVALEPDVLLADEPTTALDVTVQAQIMRLLRDLQVRHDMALVLITHDLAVVAEHADDVAIMYAGTVVETGPVAEVFAHPRHPYTKGLLDSVPEHAEKGGPLPAVPGSPPELGAIPAGCAFQARCPMTRDRCTEQRPVLTAIGDSRAAACHFTEELTHA, encoded by the coding sequence ATGACCACTGCCGAAATCCCGGCCGCCGCGTCCCGGCGACCGCCGCGCTGGTGGACGCTGCTGGGCAAGGACCGGACGGCGGCCGTGGCCGCCGCGCTCCTGGGGCTCGTGCTGGTCACCGCCGTGTTCGGGCCGCTGCTGCTGGGCGACGCGGCCGTGCGCCAGGACCTGCGCGCGTCGCTGCTGGCGCCGTCGTTCGACCACGGTGTCACCGGCCTGCTCGGCACCGACGTGCTGGGGCGCAGCGTGCTCGCCCGGCTCGTCGAGGCCGCCGGGACCACGTTGTCCATCGCCGTGCCAGCGGTGCTGTGCTCGTTGCTGCTGGGTTCCGCGGTAGGCATGTGGGCGGGATTCCACGGCGGCAGGCGGGAGAACGTCGCGATGCGCGTCGCCGACGTGATCCTGAGCTTCCCGTCGCTGCTGCTGGCGGTGGTGGTGCTGTACGTGTTCGCGCCGAGCGCGGCGAACATCGTGCTCATCATCGCGCTGGCCCGCATCCCCGTGTACCTGCGCACCGCCCGCGCCGAGGCCGCGGAGCTCAAGAGCCGGTTGTTCGTGGACGCGGCGCGCACGTTCGGCACCGGCAGCGGCCCGACGATCTACCGGCACGTCCTGCCGATCGCGATGCCGACGCTGCTCACGGTGGCCGCCACCGACTTCTGCTTCGTGATGCTCACCGAGTCGTCGCTGAGCTTCCTCGGCATCGGCATCCAGCCGCCGGAGGTCAGCTGGGGCCTGATGGTGGCGCAGGGCCGTCAATACCTGCAGACGGCCTGGTGGATCGCGGTGCTGCCGGGCCTGGCGATCGTGGTGACCACGGTGTCGGCGACGGTGCTGGCGGCGTGGGTGCGGCTGGCGACGGATCCGGCGCAGCGCTGGCGGCTCACGCTGCCGCGCGCGAAGGAGGACCGATCTGCGCGGGGATCGAAATCCGGCGGAAATCCTTCCCGCGCAACGACTTCGGCCCTCGGGAACGCCGGTGGCCAACGCATCGCGGCGGAGTCCGACGTGGCGGACTCGGCCCCGGGGACGAGCGCGGGGCGGACGGCGGAGCACGGTACGGCGGACGGCGGCCCGCAGGCCGCGCTGGCGGTCGAGGACCTCACCGTGGACCTGCGCACCCCGCACGCGACGGTGCGCGCCGTCGACCACGTCGGATTCTCCGTCCACAAGGGACGAACGTTGGCGCTGCTCGGCGAGTCCGGCTGCGGGAAGTCGATGACCGCGCAGGCGATCGTCGGCCTGCTCGACCCGGTCGCGCGGGTCGCCGGCGGTTCCGTGCGGATCGCCGGGACCGACGTGCTCCGGCTCGACGCCGCCGCCCGCCGCAAGCTCGCCGGGCCGACGCTGTCCATCGTGTTCCAGGACGCGCTCACCGCGCTCAACCCCGTGCAGCCGGTCGGCAGGCAGCTCGCCGAACCGTTCCGGATCCACCGGGGCCTGTCGCGGCGCGAGGCCCGGGAGAAGGCCGTGGAGCTGATGGAGGTCGTCGGCATCCCCGAGCCGCGCGCCCGCGCGCGCTCCTACCCGCACCAGTTCTCCGGTGGGATGCGGCAGCGGCTGCTCATCGCGATGGCCGTGGCCCTGGAGCCGGACGTGCTGCTGGCCGACGAGCCGACCACGGCGCTCGACGTGACGGTGCAGGCTCAGATCATGCGGCTGCTGCGGGATCTGCAGGTGCGCCACGACATGGCGCTGGTGCTCATCACGCACGACCTGGCCGTCGTCGCCGAGCACGCCGACGACGTGGCGATCATGTACGCGGGCACCGTGGTGGAGACCGGCCCGGTCGCCGAGGTCTTCGCGCACCCGCGCCACCCGTACACCAAGGGCCTGCTCGACTCGGTGCCCGAGCACGCCGAGAAGGGCGGTCCGCTGCCCGCCGTGCCCGGCAGCCCGCCGGAGCTCGGCGCCATCCCCGCGGGCTGCGCGTTCCAGGCCCGCTGCCCGATGACCCGCGACCGCTGCACCGAGCAGCGCCCCGTCCTGACCGCCATCGGCGACTCCCGCGCCGCCGCCTGCCACTTCACCGAGGAGCTCACCCATGCCTGA
- a CDS encoding ABC transporter permease: MTTFLRKRIVSSAIPLVVVVLGVFCLARLTGSPVNLYLPLSATAEQRAEFAAEHGFDQPVLVQLWDYVLGALRLDFGESLRTGQGAGEMVLAAFPATLQLAAVTMLIAIAGAVLIGSLAAYRPNSPADRTASFLSMTAASIPDFWFAIMGVLVFGVSLALLPTSGVDGGAEVWVLPIATLLIRPFGVLVQVVRGAMVAALSAPYVKLARSKGAGERRVVFGHALRNATVPALTVAGDLTIGLVNGAVVVETIFGWPGIGKLMIDSILQRDFAVLQAAVLLTAVTIFALNILIDVCYALLDPRVRQTAPA, from the coding sequence ATGACGACCTTCCTGCGCAAGCGCATCGTCTCCAGCGCGATCCCGCTGGTCGTGGTGGTGCTGGGCGTGTTCTGCCTGGCCCGGCTCACCGGCAGTCCGGTGAACCTGTACCTGCCGCTGAGCGCGACCGCCGAGCAGCGCGCCGAGTTCGCCGCCGAGCACGGCTTCGACCAGCCGGTCCTGGTGCAGCTGTGGGACTACGTGCTCGGAGCGCTACGGCTGGACTTCGGCGAGTCGCTGCGCACCGGGCAGGGCGCCGGCGAGATGGTGCTCGCCGCGTTCCCCGCGACCTTGCAGCTCGCGGCCGTCACGATGCTCATCGCGATCGCGGGGGCGGTGCTGATCGGCAGCCTCGCCGCGTACCGGCCGAACTCGCCCGCCGACCGGACCGCGAGCTTCCTGTCGATGACCGCCGCCAGCATCCCGGACTTCTGGTTCGCGATCATGGGCGTGCTCGTGTTCGGGGTGAGCCTGGCGCTGCTGCCGACCTCCGGCGTCGACGGTGGCGCCGAGGTGTGGGTGCTGCCCATCGCGACGCTGCTGATCCGGCCGTTCGGCGTGCTGGTGCAGGTGGTGCGCGGGGCGATGGTGGCGGCGCTGTCCGCGCCCTACGTGAAGCTGGCGCGCAGCAAGGGAGCCGGCGAGCGGCGCGTCGTGTTCGGACACGCGCTGCGCAACGCGACGGTGCCCGCGCTGACCGTGGCGGGCGACCTGACGATCGGCCTCGTCAATGGCGCCGTCGTGGTGGAGACGATCTTCGGCTGGCCGGGCATCGGCAAGCTGATGATCGACTCGATCCTGCAGCGCGACTTCGCGGTGCTGCAGGCGGCCGTGCTGCTGACCGCCGTGACGATCTTCGCCCTGAACATCCTCATCGACGTCTGCTACGCGCTGCTCGACCCGCGCGTGCGCCAGACCGCACCGGCGTGA
- a CDS encoding 2-hydroxyacid dehydrogenase: MPQSAPHGTVLQVCPLLPSLEESLAAHYEVVRLAEQPDSARYLAEHGSEVVAAVTSARVGVSRELMDALPKLGAIVHFGVGYETTDVARARARGIDVSNTPDVLTDCVADLAVGGLIDVLRGLAAADRYVRAGEWVPNGFGLRTKVSGKRVGILGLGRIGQAIARRLEGFDAEISYHSRRPVDGVRHRYADSPRALADGADVLVVATSGGAGTRNLVSADVLDALGPRGYLVNIARGSVVDEPALVSALAEGRIAGAALDVFADEPNVPAPLLELDNVLLLPHIASATHETRQAMGELTFHNLDRFMTDGTLATPVPPLT; the protein is encoded by the coding sequence ATGCCCCAGTCCGCCCCGCACGGCACCGTCCTGCAGGTCTGCCCGCTGCTGCCGTCGCTGGAGGAGTCCCTCGCGGCCCACTACGAGGTGGTGCGCCTCGCCGAGCAGCCCGACTCGGCCCGCTACCTCGCCGAACACGGCTCCGAGGTGGTGGCCGCGGTGACCAGCGCGCGCGTCGGGGTGAGCCGTGAACTCATGGACGCGCTGCCGAAGCTCGGCGCGATCGTCCACTTCGGAGTCGGCTACGAGACCACCGACGTGGCGCGCGCCCGCGCCCGCGGCATCGACGTGAGCAACACGCCCGACGTCCTCACCGACTGCGTCGCCGACCTCGCCGTGGGCGGGCTCATCGACGTGCTGCGCGGTCTCGCCGCGGCCGACCGCTACGTGCGCGCGGGCGAGTGGGTGCCGAACGGGTTCGGACTGCGCACCAAGGTCAGCGGCAAGCGCGTCGGCATCCTCGGGCTCGGCCGCATCGGGCAGGCCATCGCCCGCCGGTTGGAAGGCTTCGACGCCGAGATCAGCTACCACTCGCGGCGTCCCGTCGACGGTGTCCGCCACCGCTACGCCGACTCGCCCCGTGCGTTGGCCGACGGCGCCGACGTGCTGGTGGTCGCCACCTCCGGCGGCGCCGGGACGCGGAACCTGGTCTCCGCCGACGTGCTCGACGCGCTCGGACCGCGCGGCTACCTCGTCAACATCGCCCGCGGCAGCGTCGTCGACGAACCGGCCCTGGTCTCGGCGCTCGCCGAAGGCCGGATCGCGGGCGCCGCCCTGGACGTCTTCGCCGACGAGCCGAACGTGCCCGCCCCGCTGCTGGAGCTGGACAACGTCCTGCTGCTCCCGCACATCGCCAGCGCCACCCACGAGACCCGGCAGGCCATGGGCGAGCTCACCTTCCACAACCTCGACCGCTTCATGACCGACGGCACCCTCGCCACCCCCGTGCCCCCGCTCACCTGA
- the gdhA gene encoding NADP-specific glutamate dehydrogenase, with protein MANLDEKLQDIYDEVLHRNPGEDEFHQAVLEVLDSLRPVVAKHPQYVDAEVIRRLCEPERQIIFRVPWVDDKGSVQINRGFRVEFNSALGPYKGGLRFHPSVYLGIVKFLGFEQIFKNSLTGMPIGGGKGGSDFDPKGRSDGEVMRFCQSFMTELYRHIGEYTDVPAGDTGVGGREIGFLFGQYKRITNRYESGVLTGKGLTWGGSQVRPEATGYGTVFFVDEILKTSGDSFEGKKVVVSGSGNVAQFAIEKVHQLGGTVVACSDSSGYVVDEKGVDVALLQEIKEVRRDRIEEYAKARGSEVRFVAGRTAWEVPCDIALPCATQNELDADHAAELVRNGCKIVAEGANMPTTPEGIKFLNEAGVKFAPGKAANAGGVATSALEMQQNASRDSWKFEHTEQRLEEIMRGIHERCLQTADEYDTPGNYIAGANIAGFTKVADAMLALGVV; from the coding sequence TTGGCGAATCTCGACGAGAAGCTGCAGGACATCTACGACGAGGTGCTGCACCGCAACCCCGGTGAGGACGAGTTCCACCAGGCGGTGCTCGAAGTCCTCGACAGCCTCCGCCCCGTCGTCGCGAAGCACCCGCAGTACGTCGACGCCGAGGTCATCCGCCGGCTGTGCGAGCCGGAGCGGCAGATCATCTTCCGGGTGCCGTGGGTGGACGACAAGGGCTCGGTGCAGATCAACCGCGGCTTCCGCGTCGAGTTCAACTCGGCCCTCGGGCCGTACAAGGGCGGCCTGCGGTTCCACCCCAGCGTCTACCTGGGCATCGTCAAGTTCCTCGGTTTCGAGCAGATCTTCAAGAACTCGCTGACCGGGATGCCGATCGGCGGCGGCAAGGGCGGCTCGGACTTCGACCCGAAGGGTCGATCCGATGGCGAGGTCATGCGCTTCTGCCAGTCCTTCATGACCGAGCTGTACCGGCACATCGGCGAGTACACCGATGTCCCCGCGGGCGACACCGGCGTCGGTGGGCGCGAGATCGGCTTCCTGTTCGGCCAGTACAAGCGCATCACCAACCGCTACGAGTCCGGTGTGCTCACCGGCAAGGGCCTGACCTGGGGCGGTTCCCAGGTGCGCCCGGAGGCCACCGGCTACGGCACGGTGTTCTTCGTCGACGAGATCCTGAAGACATCCGGGGATTCCTTCGAGGGCAAGAAGGTCGTCGTCTCCGGTTCCGGCAACGTCGCGCAGTTCGCCATCGAGAAGGTCCACCAGCTGGGCGGGACCGTCGTGGCGTGTTCGGACTCCAGCGGCTACGTCGTGGACGAGAAGGGCGTCGACGTCGCGCTGCTGCAGGAGATCAAGGAGGTGCGCCGCGACCGGATCGAGGAGTACGCCAAGGCGCGCGGCTCCGAGGTGCGGTTCGTGGCCGGGCGCACGGCCTGGGAGGTGCCGTGCGACATCGCGCTGCCTTGCGCCACCCAGAACGAGCTCGACGCCGACCACGCCGCCGAACTGGTCCGCAACGGCTGCAAGATCGTCGCGGAGGGCGCGAACATGCCCACCACGCCGGAGGGCATCAAGTTCCTCAACGAGGCCGGGGTGAAGTTCGCGCCGGGCAAGGCTGCGAACGCGGGCGGTGTCGCCACGAGCGCGCTGGAGATGCAGCAGAACGCTTCCCGCGACTCGTGGAAGTTCGAGCACACCGAGCAGCGCCTCGAAGAGATCATGCGCGGCATCCACGAGCGCTGTCTGCAGACCGCCGACGAGTACGACACCCCCGGCAACTACATCGCGGGTGCCAACATCGCCGGGTTCACCAAGGTCGCCGACGCGATGCTGGCCCTCGGCGTCGTCTGA
- a CDS encoding sodium:solute symporter family protein, with amino-acid sequence MIAIALIGLVLIAVVGLLGRRGGGFDLAAWTVGGRRFGAVATFFLQAGEIFTTFTFLGMSGMVLGGGVAAMYMPSYLVLGYVGMFLVGPLVWRLGKRHGYRTNSDFLRHRFGSPLLGGLTAVLAIVFFMPVIQVQLVGLGTIVSFMTGDESSGTVSIVVAMLLILLFVLWSGLHGVAATSYLKDVLMVVALVVIAGGVLLARQPEGGLFTAVFQGARELLVIQPSGTYGTAWYVTSILVSAAGFGCMTLPSSWPAVLSGRSSKAVASNHVFLPLYTMAVAIPVMVGFYAVADATTRAGDENAALLSLAQATLPPWLLAVVLIGGAACAMVPAAGGLICVATLVSSNLVPSGVPEQARLRASRITAAVVSVLVLALTLGRPDLMADLYLLTYSGMIQLAPANLLALREPVPVRSSAVLAGLIAGECVVLGAALLGVSPFGVNSGLTGLAVNLLVLGAAVALRRRAPAPREPIGA; translated from the coding sequence ATGATCGCGATCGCGTTGATCGGCCTGGTGCTGATCGCCGTCGTCGGCCTGCTCGGCAGGCGCGGCGGCGGGTTCGACCTGGCGGCCTGGACCGTCGGCGGGCGCCGCTTCGGTGCCGTGGCCACGTTCTTCCTGCAGGCCGGGGAGATCTTCACGACCTTCACGTTCCTCGGCATGTCCGGGATGGTGCTCGGCGGCGGGGTCGCCGCGATGTACATGCCGTCGTACCTGGTGCTCGGCTACGTGGGGATGTTCCTGGTGGGCCCGCTGGTGTGGCGGCTGGGCAAGCGCCACGGCTACCGGACGAACTCGGACTTCCTGCGCCACCGCTTCGGCAGCCCGCTGCTGGGCGGGTTGACGGCGGTGCTGGCGATCGTGTTCTTCATGCCCGTCATCCAGGTTCAGCTGGTGGGGCTGGGCACGATCGTGTCGTTCATGACCGGCGACGAGTCGTCGGGAACGGTGAGCATCGTGGTGGCGATGCTGCTGATCCTGCTGTTCGTGCTGTGGTCGGGCCTGCACGGGGTGGCGGCGACGTCCTACTTGAAGGACGTGCTGATGGTGGTCGCGCTCGTCGTCATCGCCGGTGGGGTGCTGCTGGCGCGGCAGCCGGAGGGCGGGCTGTTCACCGCCGTGTTCCAGGGCGCGCGGGAGCTGCTCGTCATCCAGCCGTCCGGCACCTACGGAACGGCCTGGTACGTGACGAGCATCCTGGTCAGCGCGGCCGGTTTCGGGTGCATGACGTTGCCGTCGAGCTGGCCCGCGGTGCTGTCCGGCCGGTCCTCGAAGGCGGTGGCGTCCAACCACGTGTTCCTGCCGCTGTACACGATGGCCGTCGCGATCCCCGTCATGGTGGGCTTCTACGCCGTCGCGGACGCCACGACCCGGGCCGGGGACGAGAACGCCGCGCTGCTGAGCTTGGCGCAGGCGACGTTGCCGCCGTGGTTGCTGGCGGTGGTGCTCATCGGCGGCGCGGCCTGCGCGATGGTGCCCGCGGCGGGCGGCTTGATCTGCGTGGCGACGCTGGTGTCGAGCAACCTGGTGCCCAGCGGAGTGCCGGAGCAGGCGCGGCTGCGGGCGAGCCGGATCACCGCGGCGGTGGTGTCGGTGCTGGTGCTGGCGTTGACGCTGGGGCGGCCCGACCTGATGGCCGACCTGTACCTGCTGACCTACAGCGGCATGATCCAGCTGGCGCCGGCGAACCTGCTGGCGTTGCGCGAACCGGTCCCGGTGCGGTCGTCGGCGGTGCTGGCCGGGTTGATCGCGGGGGAGTGCGTCGTGCTGGGCGCGGCGCTGCTCGGCGTGAGCCCGTTCGGCGTCAACTCGGGCCTGACGGGCCTGGCGGTGAACCTGCTGGTGCTGGGCGCGGCCGTCGCGCTGCGGCGCCGTGCTCCCGCGCCGCGCGAGCCGATCGGGGCGTGA
- a CDS encoding ABC transporter substrate-binding protein — translation MLSSAPAATGHRPGSPDRPRRAPLRKFLRRAVVLTTAAATLSGCAVANSGSTGDAGAADGATLRIVLTQEPPTLEPCESSLTSTGVVVRSNISEPLIERDPTSGALRPLLSTGWRQSSPTTWTFTTRPGVRFHDGRPFTAEDAAFSIDRAVNSDLACNVDGYVFEGRDLGARADDANTLTVTTAEPDPILPLRLSFVKIVPRGTSTAAKVREPVGTGPYSIADWQTGVSISLRRNDDYWGPRPAFPAARYVWRGESSVRAAMITKGEADIAAGLDPEDADADHSVAYPNNETTALRLDGREAPLDDIRVRTAIGLAIDRRGITDALLDGLAEPAAQLVPEGVVGFNPAMTAPPPDPEAARRLVAEAAADGVPVDRPITLIARNAQFPRVSETAEALQYQLNQVGLRVRIQLADTAEHLQYQLRPMPVDAGPVALLIMHGNQAGDAAFTTSQYLISDGPQSNFGTPELDERIARADGLSGRARQDAFAAIFAAERETVAQYAYLAHMRGLLGIAKSVRYEPNSATGDELRLAAVTPADGQVR, via the coding sequence ATGCTGTCTTCCGCACCTGCCGCGACCGGGCATCGCCCCGGCTCACCCGACCGCCCCCGGCGCGCGCCCCTCCGGAAGTTCCTGCGCCGCGCCGTCGTGCTCACCACCGCCGCGGCGACGCTGTCGGGGTGCGCGGTCGCCAACAGCGGCTCCACCGGCGACGCGGGTGCGGCCGACGGCGCCACGCTGCGCATCGTGCTCACCCAGGAACCGCCGACGCTCGAACCGTGCGAGTCCTCGCTGACCTCCACCGGAGTGGTGGTGCGCTCCAACATCAGCGAACCGCTGATCGAGCGCGACCCGACCTCCGGCGCGCTGCGGCCACTGCTGTCGACCGGCTGGCGTCAGAGCTCCCCAACCACGTGGACGTTCACCACCCGCCCCGGAGTGCGGTTCCACGACGGGCGCCCGTTCACCGCGGAGGACGCCGCGTTCTCCATCGACCGCGCCGTGAACTCCGACCTGGCGTGCAATGTGGACGGTTACGTCTTCGAGGGCCGCGACCTCGGCGCGCGGGCCGACGACGCGAACACCCTCACCGTCACCACGGCCGAACCGGACCCGATCCTGCCGCTGCGGCTGAGCTTCGTAAAGATCGTGCCGCGCGGCACCAGCACCGCGGCGAAGGTGCGCGAGCCCGTCGGCACCGGCCCCTACTCGATCGCCGACTGGCAGACCGGCGTGTCCATCTCGTTGCGCCGCAACGACGACTACTGGGGCCCGCGGCCCGCGTTCCCCGCCGCGCGCTACGTGTGGCGCGGCGAGTCGAGCGTGCGCGCCGCGATGATCACGAAGGGCGAGGCCGACATCGCCGCCGGACTCGACCCGGAGGACGCCGACGCGGACCACTCCGTCGCGTACCCGAACAACGAGACCACCGCGCTGCGCCTCGACGGCCGGGAGGCACCGCTCGACGACATCCGGGTGCGCACCGCGATCGGGCTCGCCATCGACCGGCGGGGGATCACCGACGCGCTGCTCGACGGCCTCGCCGAGCCCGCCGCGCAACTGGTGCCCGAAGGCGTCGTCGGCTTCAACCCGGCGATGACCGCGCCACCGCCCGACCCGGAGGCCGCGCGGCGCCTGGTCGCCGAGGCCGCCGCCGACGGCGTGCCGGTGGACCGACCGATCACGCTCATCGCCCGCAACGCCCAGTTCCCCCGGGTCTCCGAAACGGCCGAAGCGCTGCAGTACCAGCTCAACCAGGTCGGCCTGCGGGTGCGGATCCAGCTGGCCGACACCGCCGAGCACCTCCAGTACCAGCTGCGCCCGATGCCGGTGGACGCCGGACCGGTGGCGCTGCTGATCATGCACGGCAACCAGGCCGGGGACGCCGCGTTCACCACCAGCCAGTACCTGATCAGCGACGGGCCGCAGTCCAACTTCGGCACGCCCGAGCTCGACGAGCGCATCGCCCGCGCCGACGGGCTCTCCGGCCGAGCCCGGCAGGACGCGTTCGCCGCGATCTTCGCCGCCGAGCGGGAGACGGTGGCGCAGTACGCCTACCTCGCGCACATGCGCGGACTGCTGGGCATCGCGAAGTCCGTGCGCTACGAACCGAACTCCGCCACCGGTGACGAACTGCGGCTCGCCGCCGTCACCCCCGCCGACGGGCAGGTCCGCTGA